Part of the Aquila chrysaetos chrysaetos chromosome 6, bAquChr1.4, whole genome shotgun sequence genome, TTTAGTTCTCAATAATCATAAGCAGCTCCTGCACGACCTTGTGATGTGAGGTTATTTAAAGGTAAATATAGAGGAGTATGTTTTTTTCACCCATCATTTTgtggtgaaaacaaaaaacctttaACTCTTCACAGCTCTACAATGTAGAAAGTATTATGACCAAGTAGACTTTGTTTCCAATGTGAAGGCAAAACTTACAGCTGGTTGTAAcattggggagggggaagtgaACAATACACTTACCATCACCAAATCCATTGTATCCGTCACCACCCCCAAAGCTTCCTCTGCTcccaccaccgccaccaccacccccatAGCCTCCTGGAACACAAAACAGATGAGAGTGTTTTCCTGAACAGAAGTGTTAAGTGTCTAATCCAACTgacacaggaaataaaaaaacagaaatcacaTTCTATATAAACATTCCAGTCATTTACCTCTTCCGCCAAAGTTTCCTCCTCGGCCAAAGTTCCCTCCACCGCCTCCAAAGTTTCCACGACCCATGAAGTTGCCGGAGCCACCCCCACGacctacaaaatattttacttaaattacATTAGTTGAACACCAGTTACATAAAGTAACCATGCACAACTCCAAACTCACCTCTCTGAGAGCTAGCAGTCTGCATCTCTTGTTTTGAGAGTGCTTTTTTCACTTCACAGTTATGTCCGTTTATAGTATGGTATTTCTGAACTAGAGAAAATAGTGAAATCAGAGTTAGAAAATCAGATCATTGAAAGCAATATGCTGTAAAACTCTCATAGAAAGCTACTGTAAGACATGACCACACTTCTGAAAGGAACATTAAACCTACCCCATCTCTCACAATAGTAAAGCAGTTGATTATGCCAACATCTTACATTCCACACACTGCTGTTCTGAAATCTAACATTATACTTTTATCCCGTATGTCATTTCTCACTAAAGAGTTACATACCAACAATTTTATCAACTGTATCATGATCATCAAAAGTTACAAAAGCAAAGCCTCTTTTCTTTCCGCTTTGCCTGTCTTCCATGACTTCTATGGTTTCAATCTTGCcatatttttcaaagtactCCCTTAAATTATATTCTTCTGTATCTTCTTTAATTCCaccaacaaatattttctttactgtgagaTGTGCCCCAGGCTTTACAGAATCCTACAACGccaaaaatgacatttcagtgGTTTATATTATTAGGTAAAGATTATGAAATAAGGTTAACTGTAACACTAACTTACCTCCCTCGAAACTGCTCTCTTTGGTTCAACCACGCGTCCATCAACCTTATGCGGTCGAGCACTCATGGCAGCATCCACCTCCTCCACACAAGAATAAGTCACAAAGCCAAAGCCTCTGGAACGTTTTGTTTGCGGGTCTCTCATCACCTACAAAAACATACAGGGTACTCTGGATTTCTGTTCTAGATTAAGTACCTATATCCTTCCAAAACCAGACTAACATTTGACACTTACCACACAGTCCGTGAGTGTGCCCCATTTTTCAAAGTGCTCTCTCAAGCTATCATCTGTTGTTTCAAAGCTCAGACCTCCAATGAACAGCTTTCTCAATTGCTCCGGCTCCTTTGGCTCATGGCcctaaaaaagcaaaattaaaaacctaTTTTGAATACAAGCCACAGAGttaaaatttcacagaattaCTAAAAATTATCTGTGCACATTATAACTACAAATAGGTGGAATACATTTACATAAAAACAATGACTTCTAATGGGTTTAAGACAGCAGCATAGTAAACACTTAATGAGGTGTGATTTTAATTAAACCACTAACTAACTAACAACTTAAAGAGTGCTCAAGTGCAAACTACTGTAAAGAGACTTCAATATACTAAATAATCTGGTtgctccccagcccccctcCGGAAGTGCATTCGTTTTATGTCTATCTTATGTTCGAGTTGCATATTGCTCTGTAGGGATTAGCAATGAAGCACTGCTAGATAAAGGGAAGTTCTAAGACTTTATGAAGCATCATCATGAGAAACTATAAAAAATTTAAGAACATAGTGTACAAGAAGAAAAGTTTATTGTCCAAATTGAGCATCTAGTCTTTTGGGATATCCATTctgaaaggttatttttatgcattttgaagaaatttatCAATTCTTAGTATCTTAAAATTCTAAATTTTGTACTTGGATAATTTTGTTAAGTCAAGTGCATGCAAGCAAGAAAGTAAAAGTACATGTGTGGTTTTCAGTGTTATGGGAAATACCTCTTAAATGTGAATCAAGATGGACTTACATCTTACAGATAAAAAACCGTCTTGAATAATGACTACTCAATGACCTGTAATGGGTACAACTACTGGAGTAAGACTGGTACCTTAACAAGCATTGTAAAACAAACTTAAGTTTAATTGAAGCTCTTGACAGTATCACCTACATTTGACAGTATGACcagccacattttaaaatgtgctgatTTTCAGAGCTCAGTTTTCTACAGAGCAATTAAAGTGGGCTTACAGGTGCATTAgtgtttctgctctttcagcACTGCATGGTTTTCTTCAGTTAGGTGGGGAATATCCCCATATATTTGACAGcagtttatgaaaaattattttacaactTTCTCCCATCCCCAAGACACGGAAGTCTTATAAAAAGCAATCAGATTAAAATCTTATTTAGCAAGCTGGTATTCTGTGCATATAAAACGATCCACAACAAGGTGCTGGCCAGCTATGCTGCACACTACTTCAATTCCACAGCATGAATGCAGTGGGTTAACCTAGACTACATTCAGCATTGGCCTGAGAGCTGAACTACATAAAACCAGCCACAGACTTCCACATGTAGATGTCTTGCTTCAAACCTGAAGGTGAAGTGCTTTAGCCTCTGCAGTTTAAATAAACCAGGTGGTGGTGCTAGGGTTGGTCAGAAAAGCATACATCCCTTTGAGTGCAACACAACCACCCTAAAGAGCAATGAATATTGTGAAGCAATACATGGCAAGAGAGAATTTCTGAATTATATACTGCTTTAGGAAACCATTGGCTTATAATGTTCAGGTTGtactacaggaaaaaatacctaAGATTACAAAAAGCTGACTGGGAAGCAGATCCTTGCTCTTACACCTGCTAAACTTAGCAAGAAAGAGCCCCAGCATTCTCGGTAACAGCTTTCTATTTAAGGCACTAACTTCATTACTACAGGAACATTATTCTATAAATGATTGACAGTCAATGGTCCTGTGACTACAAAGTAAAGCTGCTTTTCTACAGTCTTCCAAGTGGTCTGGACTACAtaagtataataaaaatattccccTTCTAACTATACATAAACTTAAATCTTAGAGGGTAACACACCTACTGTATATAGAAACTGCTTTAGGTTAAGTGaaatattgttttctgttgctaattgcattgggatttttttttggctactaacactatttaatttttagctgGGTTATGTTAAAGCTGCAAACATTTAAGTGTTTCAAACTCTCCTACACAGATTAAAAGGAAATCTATTACATGAAACGGTAAAGTTTAGActtctccaaaacaaaaaacctataTAAGGAAAAACTAGACAGACTTTTTACAGTTCTCTGACACCCATCAAAGCTACAAGGTTTTCAGTTAGCAACTTGGACTGCTTTTACCTTAGAAGAATGACCACAGAACTCTTCAGGTCACTCCTGAAAGTAAAAGTGAAGtccttttctgcttatttttattatgtgcaCATGAACCACTGTTCTCATACGGGAGGAATAACACCTGCTGTTACAGCTTATCTCCTCTATCAGAGAGAAGTTAACCTCAGGACACACCTATGTTACAGGAACTCTTCACAGAAGTAAAAGGCAACATTTTCTCAGGGAATTAGTTGGTTTTTCCAGGCATTTTGTTCTCGCTGGGGATAAGCATCTCTAAGGTTTTCAGAGTGCTGTCCTCTATCACACAAGATGTTGTTTCTCAGTCCTCCTGCTGCAAGTTAGTTATAACAGCAGTCTCTCCTGGGCAGCAAACCTCGCACAATacatctctccctccctccctacCACACTGCTTCAACAAGATCAGAAGGCTCCCTCCCACTCAGCCAATACTGAGGGCCAGCACGCCATTTTGCAGTGCTCCTTCGGTCGGAGGGGAAGGCGGGGAAGCAGCGGTAAGAATGCCCAGCCTGCCTCCAGCCAGCAAGCTGGCAAGCTTCAACTTCTCCCCCTAAGCAGTTTAAGGGACTTCCCAAATACATTAAGAGGCTCAGAGGAGACGGGGAACTTTCTTCCCAACCTTGACTAGCGACTTCCTCCCTCAAGCCACAGCCCTACGCAGCACCGAACGCCTCCATTTTGTGAGCTCTCTCGTCTCCTCCACCCTCAATATGGAGCCGGAGGGGCGGGGCCACGGGGGAGCGGGAACGCGCGCGCGCAgcagcccccgccccgccggccaCGTCCCAGCGCCGCCGCAGTGGCGCCATGGGAGCgacccgccgcccccgccccagCGCTGGGACCGGGAAGGGCGGCccaggaggagggcagggagaggccGGCATTGCGGGGGAGCACGTGGTTCCCTCTGCTCACCCTTTCTCCCGATCAAAATCGAACTACTGGTTCCTACGTCCTACCTAAAAACCCGAACACTCAGCGCAGTCCAACTGTACCTCTCTcggaagagaggaagaaaaaacgGCAACTAGcaacccccacacacacccagGGATTCCTGCGAAGATCCTGATCTTCGCAGAAATCCCAAGACCTTTTGACAACGCTGCTGCAGATGCGCACTGCCTTTATTCTGAGTTTCCTGTAAACTTAACTTTCATATGGCAGGGGTTTTGAACATCAGCCTTCTGGAGTTGCAGTACTTCTCTCTAAAGGCACCGTTTTCAGGTGGAGTCCTCCCGTGAATCGTACCTCCGCGAACACCAGCAAGTGTCCACAAAAAGCCCGGCACCACACCTAGGCTGCTCTGCGGCTAAACCTCTAAGATGAGACTGCTCCGTCCCCCAGGCAGTCCAATGCTAGACTgccttctgaaacagaaaagcttaCAGACAACTGGGCCTCATCCActttctctgaaacattttctctaGAAACTTAATAGCTTTTAAGTACATTCCAGGGCAAGCTACCTTTGTAAACTAGAAGAGCTGATTTAGTAGGCAGCTGAGTGACCCCAGCTACATTCTATCCAAAGTCCAAAGCAGTGAGACAGTTGCAACATTCCTTCCAGAAGGACTTCACACACCATACTTCAATACAAAATAACCATACGCTACCAGATACATGCAACTCGGACAAGGTTTGTTCTTAATTCAAGCGTATAGGCCCTCCCACATTGCAGTAGTGTATCATTTCCCAAAAAGTTGGAACTAGCTAAAATATTCAGGCACCCTGGAAAAGTAATgttagaaagcaaacaaatcaaaattaacAATCAGAAAACATCTCAGTTATAAGCTATAAAAGCATATATAATACCCTCTTTGCTAATCTTAAAATTGAGTTTATCTTCTGAAGGGtagcaagactttttttccccccctcccattTCCACACCCTGCCCCAAAAGTAACTAGCTCCCATCCTCCCAGAACAGCCCCAACATCTTCTCTATACTACGCACCTTATTCAGTCTACGGTATTTCTGctagaagcaaaagaaaacagttatttttacttAGTACAGCCTCGCTTTCATTTGCAGTGACTATTAGGcaaccattttttatttaaaaaaatacaacaaaaaaaaccaaccaaaccaaaaaaaaaaaaaaaaaaccaccaagaacCTGTCTTCATTCCCACTAAAAACAGGATTTTGAAGATAGGAAGGAATCAAGCTCCTGCTGATACTCTGAGGATGCAtaaatttcttaataaaaataattacacattgCTTTAATCACAAACATAACATTTAATCAGTTTTGTTGTAACAGAAaactagaaaagcaaaattttcccACTATGCTTAACACCCCACCCCTTAAAATTTCAAGTAATACATTGCAATTTAAAGTTACTCTGCTAGTATGGGGATGAagaaggtaggaaaaaaaagcgcAAGCTAAGAATTAATACATCAGATAGAAATGGttaagttgggttttttcaatcttttccccttaaagctacttttttttaaataaaaaaagcaatcctCTCACCTGTGAGGATCgtcttcctttcctcttgtaGTCTTCCACATCTCTCTCTTCCTTAAGAGCAGCCATTTTGGAAGGGTACTCTTAACTCAGCCTTTCTTTTAGATCTAGGAAACCTAGAAAACAGGTTGGATAAGTCAGTACTTACCCCAATTCCTGTGAAGCAGGGCCTTCTCTGGCTGCAACACATGGGTGTGGCTTTATAGGAGGAACCGGGAGAGGGgtgaaagtagaaaaaaaatgtaagtatttaAAAGGGTAGAGTAAAAATCCTCAGACTATTCTCCCCACAATTaagaagagctgcagaaggaatATCTGCTATCCTAGTAAAGGTCTTTGTACAACTGTTGGAATAACTAGGTACAAACTAATGCTAAAATCTGTAGAAAACAACCTATGTCCATTACTGTCTTACATAACTATAATGAATACAACTCCTACAGGGCAAGCAAATTCCACCTTTGATACCCAAACCTGCTACATAAATCAAATTCTACTTCTCCAAATTTTAACCCCccaaatatttaacattttgcaaatatggCTTATTAGAATTATCTTACATGTAACCTATTGTAATCAGTGATCCAGCAGCCTGGAACTGGAACACTAGACGATgtgttaaatgttttctgtattgaaaaatattttccgCTGACACCAGTGCAAGAATCTTTTACCGATTCTATTCTTGCAACATAAGAAATTTTACCAGTTGATCCTCAGTAATCTGTAGCACTAGTCATCTGCATTACTTTTGCTTCCAAGTGATGTATTTGATTACTACCCTGTACCCTCTACTTACATGCCTAACTTTTCACAGTGTTATCTACGTATCGTTacaaaaatcaagtatttcaCAAGCACAGTGAATTAATCCATATCTAAGcattcaaacaaaaaacattcccTTTAGCCCTTattatttcaagttttctgaGATCATTAAGTTACTTGTCTTACTATACTGTACTAGTACCTTTGGCTACAATTCATCACTACTTTGGATGTTTCTTGAAACTTTATTACAGGagccaaaacaaaatactgtcaACTAAATAACATACTTCTGTAAAACTACACTTGTGCTGCATTAAAATCATTGATATTTACACGATTAGGTGtattttggttgggtttttgtttgtttgggttgtgtgttctgttttttttttttaaagttttatccCAGCAAATACTGCATagggaaaggcaggcaggcCTCTATTAATGACCTATATGTACTGTTATTCAGAgtggaaattattatttaatataattccatgttaaaaattcagcttcaaATTAAACTCAACTGTGAAATCATGAGTACCATGatttaatgcattaaaaattttaaaggttTGTACTATCTTCAGTTCCTCTCTACACAACGTTAAACCTGCTCTTGAAATCCTTTAAATCAAACATCAGTTTGACTTAGGAGGTATTAGGATACCAAGTATTTCAACTGAGCTGTTCAATTCCCAAAGTCATAGAGGGGAGGTATGAAACAGTATGTTAACAATTcaagggctttttaaaaagtagctgtatgggaaaacaaaactttggGAATTGTTAGGGAGGAAACGGATAAGcctatttaaatacttttcctaagaaattaaaagtatgCAATCCCTCTCTGATTTTGTCacctgctgctttccccagtGAGGCTCCATGCTGGCCAACATAAAACTCACAGGCATGGTCTTTGCCACAATGGCCTCTGAAGGCCATGACGGTCAAAAGAGTGGTCTCCTTACTAATGCACACCATTAGCTGAAGTGGAACACAGTCCTGTTCAGCCCTATTCCTACTTTGCCTCATAGAAAGTGATCAAAAGTCAATATTAGCTTTTTTTATACTTAACATCAACAAAATAACTCTATTGAACTctaaatattcagaatattcTTATCAGCTGAGTTAAACTAGCATTGAAACAGCTGTATACTGCAACTTAACTACAGAACTGAAAGGAGTCTCAGAACAACTCTGTTGGTTATAATGACAAGAAAGTCACTTGGAGATGCCTCATTACTCAAAGAACTTACAATGCTGCTGTATCTCTTACGGAGACAAGAAGATAATAGAGGCGAAACAGACATTCCCAAGATGGGAGTTTACCTGTCCATTCAGAGAATACTACAGAGATGTATTGGTCTCTTCTGTAAACAGCTAAAGTTGGACCTAACATGCATACAGTATATCGTGCCAAACCTAAGAgttaaagcagcaaaacaatAGATTTTCAGCTCTAAGTGCGTTGGCAGTTTATTCCCAATGCCAACAGGAACATCTGCTGGGAAAAAACCAAGATATCAGCTTAATAACTTATGTGATGGGTTTCCAAGCTTTACTGAAGCATGTTCAAATGCTTTGAACTCATCAGCCCTCCCAGTTGTCAAACTATTCAACAACCCTGAAGCAGCTAAAACAATTGCTTACATGGAAAGgttatttttagctgttttgcTAAGGGATCcagtttcttctctgcttttaatgTAGGAACAGAAACTAGCGTGACCTGTTGGTTTCTCCGTTCTCAATTTTATAAGGTTTCAGCTTGCAATGAAAGGGGTCagcataaaagagaaaaaaccaaacacaaaaaacctgCACCATTTTTGCTCACCATACTTTACTTGGAATACTTGAGCAAAAAATCCCTAGGTTttgagaagagaggaaagaaaaccaagggGGGATATCATGTCAGTATTTCCCTCCAGGTAGGGTGTGGATTATTGCCCTAGCCTGCATTTGATCTCGACTTCATTCAAGTTGAGGAAAACTGGAACCAAGGTTTGTGCAGGACTGCTTCTTCGTGTTGCCCACCAGGATCGCGGTGGGATGCCACCGAATATCGTGGGTCTTGTGCATGTGCTGTTGGGGGAGTGGAtaaagggaagggaaatggagagaaCTTTGCACAACGCCTTCCCCCACCTCGCCGGGCAGCAAAAGCTTGCTACACGTGCTAACTCCCCTCGGGaagggggtgagggggaagggaTATTAGGGGGATGCTGCAATGTGTACAAGCATTCCTCAGCGAGAAGCAGCGTACCGCACTAAGCGACCTTAATGCTTTAAAAGTCTGTTCCCAGGACAATGAGTGGGAAAAGAATATCCCTAGCGCACTACTCCGGGTAGCTTACGTGGGGAGCCACACAGGGAGGACAGAACAATGACACACCCATGTATGGGACTCGCTTCTCCCCACTCTCGCCCGAATACGTACCTAAGTGTTTCTGTGTCCCGCGGTACAGCTGAAGGGGACTCTGCTACCCACAGCCCGGTCCCAATCCGAGGGCCAGGCCTCCCCCACCCACACTCTGGAGCGCAGCGAAATGGCGGCTGCAGTCGCTGTGCCCGAGGGGCCTCTCGGCGGAAGCGCAGCCTCTCCCGCATCCTCCCTCTTCCTGCCAGCGGCCGCCATTGCGGGCTAATGCGCCATGTCGCAGTGAAAAACGGGTCTAGAACGCGGCAGAAACGCTACAAAGAAGCGGCGGCCGCTCCAGGGCGGCAGCGGGAACCGCGAGGGGCACCATTACGTGCCGCCCGCCAGCCCAGGGCTCCCCTTCCCCCCGGGGGCTCTGGCGGAGTTAAAGCTCTACctccgcgggggggggggggggggggggaaggaggccGCCTCACCTCCCCTTCCATCCTTGCCTCAGCTTAGCCTAGCAAGTCCCGCTCCCTCCACGCGGCGGGCAGTTACCTCCATTTTGTGACCAGACTCGCCTCCTTCAGTACCAATATGGAGCcgagaggaagaggagggggaggggcGAAGGGGGGTCACGTGGTGGGAAGGCGGGCTCCAGGCACCGCGCGACAggccgggaggaggaggacgggggggggaggggaaggggggggaagcGGAGGGGAGGGCAGCGGAGGGGAGGGCTGGCGGCCGCGCGCGCGGCGGCCGCTACCATTTTCTTCTAagcgcccgccgcccctccccccGCGAGCCCTGGGCCGCGCTCGGCGGAGCCGCCCCTTCCCCACCGAGAGGGTGGAAAAGGACGGGAGCGAGGGAAGGAGCGGGACAGGGTAGGAGAGGTGAGAGAAGATAAAGTATAACCGTGCCAGCGTTCAGTTAAGCGCCTTCCCGCCCTCCTCGGTCCCACGCCGGCAGCTGGCCTTGCGCACTAACGGCCGCCCGCTGTGGGGGTGGCGACGTCGGCGCGCAGCCGTGACTGGTGCGCACAGGCGGGCACCGCCTCTCCTCCGCACGTAAGGCCGCCCGCCGGCCTCGCGGCCTCCCCCCGTCGCCGTTGCCCGCCCCCGCCTCCTGCCTGGTGTGGGCCGGCAGCCACGAGCGCTAGCGCGCCGGTGGCAGGTCCGTGTTTCGTCTGCCTGCGGCCACGGGGGCTGCTGCGTGAAAGGGGAGCCCGTTGTTAGTCAGGCGGGTTAAAAGACTTtgtaggaaaggaaaggagggaacGTGGTATTTAAAGTGGACTTCTGCA contains:
- the HNRNPA3 gene encoding heterogeneous nuclear ribonucleoprotein A3 isoform X5, translated to MAALKEERDVEDYKRKGRRSSQQKYRRLNKGHEPKEPEQLRKLFIGGLSFETTDDSLREHFEKWGTLTDCVVMRDPQTKRSRGFGFVTYSCVEEVDAAMSARPHKVDGRVVEPKRAVSREDSVKPGAHLTVKKIFVGGIKEDTEEYNLREYFEKYGKIETIEVMEDRQSGKKRGFAFVTFDDHDTVDKIVVQKYHTINGHNCEVKKALSKQEMQTASSQRGRGGGSGNFMGRGNFGGGGGNFGRGGNFGGRGGYGGGGGGGGSRGSFGGGDGYNGFGDGGNYGGGPGYGSRGGYGGGGGPGYGNPGGGYGGGGGGYDGYNEGGNFGGGNYGGSGNYNDFGNYSGQQQSNYGPMKGGGSFGGRSSGSPYGGGYGSGSGSGGYGGRRF
- the HNRNPA3 gene encoding heterogeneous nuclear ribonucleoprotein A3 isoform X3; amino-acid sequence: MAALKEERDVEDYKRKGRRSSQQKYRRLNKGHEPKEPEQLRKLFIGGLSFETTDDSLREHFEKWGTLTDCVVMRDPQTKRSRGFGFVTYSCVEEVDAAMSARPHKVDGRVVEPKRAVSREDSVKPGAHLTVKKIFVGGIKEDTEEYNLREYFEKYGKIETIEVMEDRQSGKKRGFAFVTFDDHDTVDKIVVQKYHTINGHNCEVKKALSKQEMQTASSQRGRGGGSGNFMGRGNFGGGGGNFGRGGNFGGRGKHSHLFCVPGGYGGGGGGGGSRGSFGGGDGYNGFGDGGNYGGGPGYGSRGGYGGGGGPGYGNPGGGYGGGGGGYDGYNEGGNFGGGNYGGSGNYNDFGNYSGQQQSNYGPMKGGGSFGGRSSGSPYGGGYGSGSGSGGYGGRRF
- the HNRNPA3 gene encoding heterogeneous nuclear ribonucleoprotein A3 isoform X4 — encoded protein: MAALKEERDVEDYKRKGRRSSQGHEPKEPEQLRKLFIGGLSFETTDDSLREHFEKWGTLTDCVVMRDPQTKRSRGFGFVTYSCVEEVDAAMSARPHKVDGRVVEPKRAVSREDSVKPGAHLTVKKIFVGGIKEDTEEYNLREYFEKYGKIETIEVMEDRQSGKKRGFAFVTFDDHDTVDKIVVQKYHTINGHNCEVKKALSKQEMQTASSQRVKYFVGRGGGSGNFMGRGNFGGGGGNFGRGGNFGGRGKHSHLFCVPGGYGGGGGGGGSRGSFGGGDGYNGFGDGGNYGGGPGYGSRGGYGGGGGPGYGNPGGGYGGGGGGYDGYNEGGNFGGGNYGGSGNYNDFGNYSGQQQSNYGPMKGGGSFGGRSSGSPYGGGYGSGSGSGGYGGRRF
- the HNRNPA3 gene encoding heterogeneous nuclear ribonucleoprotein A3 isoform X2, with the translated sequence MAALKEERDVEDYKRKGRRSSQKYRRLNKGHEPKEPEQLRKLFIGGLSFETTDDSLREHFEKWGTLTDCVVMRDPQTKRSRGFGFVTYSCVEEVDAAMSARPHKVDGRVVEPKRAVSREDSVKPGAHLTVKKIFVGGIKEDTEEYNLREYFEKYGKIETIEVMEDRQSGKKRGFAFVTFDDHDTVDKIVVQKYHTINGHNCEVKKALSKQEMQTASSQRVKYFVGRGGGSGNFMGRGNFGGGGGNFGRGGNFGGRGKHSHLFCVPGGYGGGGGGGGSRGSFGGGDGYNGFGDGGNYGGGPGYGSRGGYGGGGGPGYGNPGGGYGGGGGGYDGYNEGGNFGGGNYGGSGNYNDFGNYSGQQQSNYGPMKGGGSFGGRSSGSPYGGGYGSGSGSGGYGGRRF
- the HNRNPA3 gene encoding heterogeneous nuclear ribonucleoprotein A3 isoform X1 codes for the protein MAALKEERDVEDYKRKGRRSSQQKYRRLNKGHEPKEPEQLRKLFIGGLSFETTDDSLREHFEKWGTLTDCVVMRDPQTKRSRGFGFVTYSCVEEVDAAMSARPHKVDGRVVEPKRAVSREDSVKPGAHLTVKKIFVGGIKEDTEEYNLREYFEKYGKIETIEVMEDRQSGKKRGFAFVTFDDHDTVDKIVVQKYHTINGHNCEVKKALSKQEMQTASSQRVKYFVGRGGGSGNFMGRGNFGGGGGNFGRGGNFGGRGKHSHLFCVPGGYGGGGGGGGSRGSFGGGDGYNGFGDGGNYGGGPGYGSRGGYGGGGGPGYGNPGGGYGGGGGGYDGYNEGGNFGGGNYGGSGNYNDFGNYSGQQQSNYGPMKGGGSFGGRSSGSPYGGGYGSGSGSGGYGGRRF
- the HNRNPA3 gene encoding heterogeneous nuclear ribonucleoprotein A3 isoform X6 produces the protein MAALKEERDVEDYKRKGRRSSQQKYRRLNKGHEPKEPEQLRKLFIGGLSFETTDDSLREHFEKWGTLTDCVVMRDPQTKRSRGFGFVTYSCVEEVDAAMSARPHKVDGRVVEPKRAVSREDSVKPGAHLTVKKIFVGGIKEDTEEYNLREYFEKYGKIETIEVMEDRQSGKKRGFAFVTFDDHDTVDKIVVQKYHTINGHNCEVKKALSKQEMQTASSQRVKYFVGRGGGSGNFMGRGNFGGGGGNFGRGGNFGGRGGNYGGGPGYGSRGGYGGGGGPGYGNPGGGYGGGGGGYDGYNEGGNFGGGNYGGSGNYNDFGNYSGQQQSNYGPMKGGGSFGGRSSGSPYGGGYGSGSGSGGYGGRRF
- the HNRNPA3 gene encoding heterogeneous nuclear ribonucleoprotein A3 isoform X7, whose amino-acid sequence is MAALKEERDVEDYKRKGRRSSQQKYRRLNKGHEPKEPEQLRKLFIGGLSFETTDDSLREHFEKWGTLTDCVVMRDPQTKRSRGFGFVTYSCVEEVDAAMSARPHKVDGRVVEPKRAVSREDSVKPGAHLTVKKIFVGGIKEDTEEYNLREYFEKYGKIETIEVMEDRQSGKKRGFAFVTFDDHDTVDKIVVQKYHTINGHNCEVKKALSKQEMQTASSQRGRGGGSGNFMGRGNFGGGGGNFGRGGNFGGRGGNYGGGPGYGSRGGYGGGGGPGYGNPGGGYGGGGGGYDGYNEGGNFGGGNYGGSGNYNDFGNYSGQQQSNYGPMKGGGSFGGRSSGSPYGGGYGSGSGSGGYGGRRF